A window of Xiphophorus hellerii strain 12219 chromosome 7, Xiphophorus_hellerii-4.1, whole genome shotgun sequence contains these coding sequences:
- the LOC116723370 gene encoding ATP-dependent 6-phosphofructokinase, liver type-like: MSSMDFEKLKMTGAGRAIAVLTSGGDAQGMNAAVRAVTRMGIYVGAKVYLIHEGYQGLVDGGENIKLAHWHSVTNIIQLGGTVIGSARCKAFQTREGRIAAAFNLVKKGITNLCVCGGDGSLTGANIFRSEWSGLLDELVQKGRITDKLAKQHNNLNIVGLVGSIDNDFCGTDMTIGADSALHRIMEIVDAIMTTANSHQRTFVLEVMGRHCGYLALVSALASGADWLFIPEAPPLEGWEDLMCARLEKSRNKGSRLNIIIVAEGAIDSNGKPISSTYIKDLVVKRLGYDTRVTVLGHVQRGGTPSAFDRILSTKLGVEAVIALIEASPDTPACVIGLSGNHSVRLPLMECVDMTKLVQKAMNERRFDEAVKLRGGSFENNLNIYKLLAFPKPDVTESNHSVAILNVGAPAGGMNAVMRSAVRVALAHGHKVYGVHDGFEGLANGLIFEMEWHNVAGWTGQGGSLLGTKRTLPDNFMEKIVENIGKFGITALLVIGGFEAYEGVQQLYEARGHFDELCIPMCVVPATISNNVPGTDFSLGADTAVNAAMEGCDKIKQSASGTKRRVFVVETMGGYCGYLATSTAIAVGADAAYIFEEPFNIHDLKTNVEHLAEKMKKDIQRGLVLRNEYCHKNYTTDFIYRLYTEEGKGVFDCRVNVLGHLQQGGAPSPFDRNFGTKLGVKATQWISEKLTENFRQGRVFANSPETACVLGLNRKVVSFIPVTDLKASTDFEHRMPKVQWWFNLRPMLKMLARYQTNFVEYVPGEMEHVTRRSISIDAGY, translated from the exons GTATGAACGCCGCTGTCCGAGCCGTGACCAGAATGGGCATCTATGTCGGGGCCAAGGTCTATCTCATCCATGAG GGATATCAAGGCTTGGTGGATGGAGGAGAGAACATAAAGCTGGCACACTGGCACAGTGTGACCAACATTATCCAGCTG GGTGGCACGGTGATCGGTAGCGCTCGCTGCAAGGCCTTCCAGACGCGCGAGGGCCGCATCGCCGCCGCCTTCAACCTTGTGAAGAAAGGCATCACCAACCTGTGTGTGTGCGGCGGAGACGGCAGCCTCACCGGAGCCAATATCTTCCGCAGTGAGTGGAGCGGCCTGCTGGATGAGCTGGTACAGAAAG GAAGGATCACGGACAAGCTGGCAAAGCAGCACAACAATCTGAACATCGTCGGACTTGTGGGATCAATAGACAACGATTTCTGCGGCACTGACATGACCATCGGAGCTGACTCTGCGCTGCATCGCATCATGGAAATAGTCGACGCCATCATGACCACTGCAAACAG cCACCAGCGCACTTTTGTTCTTGAAGTCATGGGCCGCCACTGTGG GTATCTGGCCCTCGTGTCAGCTTTAGCATCAGGAGCAGACTGGCTCTTCATTCCAGAGGCTCCTCCTCTTGAGGGCTGGGAGGATCTCATGTGTGCTCGTCTGGAAAAA AGCCGAAACAAGGGGTCAAGACTCAACATTATAATTGTTGCAGAGGGAGCCATTGACTCAAATGGAAAGCCCATCTCCTCAACTTacataaaagat CTGGTGGTGAAGAGGCTGGGCTATGACACCAGAGTGACGGTGCTCGGCCACGTTCAGCGAGGAGGAACTCCGTCTGCATTCGACAGGATTCTG AGCACCAAGCTGGGAGTGGAGGCAGTAATTGCCCTAATTGAGGCCTCTCCTGACACTCCAGCCTGTGTCATCGGTCTCTCTGGCAACCATTCAGTCCGTCTGCCTCTCATGGAGTGTGTGGACATG ACCAAGTTGGTGCAGAAAGCCATGAATGAAAGGAGGTTTGATGAAGCTGTTAAACTGCGTGGAGG GAGTTTTGAGAACAACTTGAATATTTACAAGCTTCTGGCCTTCCCAAAGCCTGATGTTACTGAG AGCAATCACTCTGTGGCTATTCTGAACGTTGGCGCTCCAGCTGGAGGCATGAATGCAGTAATGAGGTCAGCCGTGAGAGTTGCACTTGCTCACGGACACAAGGTCTACGGTGTCCATGACGGCTTTGAAGGACTCGCCAACGGATTG ATATTTGAAATGGAGTGGCACAATGTGGCGGGATGGACGGGTCAAGGAGGATCACTCCTGGGGACAAAGCG AACCCTTCCTGATAATTTCATGGAGAAAATTGTTGAGAACATTGGCAAGTTCGGCATCACAGCTCTGCTTGTAATTGGAGGATTTGAG GCATACGAAGGTGTGCAGCAGCTGTACGAAGCCAGGGGTCACTTCGATGAACTCTGCATCCCCATGTGTGTCGTCCCGGCGACCATCAGCAACAACGTCCCAGGAACAGACTTCAGTCTGGGAGCAGACACAGCTGTTAACGCCGCCATGGAG GGATGTGACAAGATTAAACAGTCTGCCTCTGGGACGAAGAGACGAGTGTTTGTAGTCGAGACAATGGGAGGATACTGTGGTTATCTGGCCACCTCCACTGCTATCGCTGTCGGTGCTGATGCTGCTTACATATTCGAAGAACCTTTTAACATCCATGACCTCAAG ACCAATGTTGAGCATTTGGCTGAAAAGATGAAGAAGGACATCCAGCGGGGTCTGGTACTAAG gAACGAATACTGTCACAAGAACTACACTACAGACTTTATTTATAGGCTGTATACAGAGGAAGGAAAGGGAGTTTTTGACTGTAGAGTGAACGTGTTGGGACACCTCCAGCAG ggAGGAGCACCTTCCCCCTTTGATAGGAACTTTGGCACCAAGTTGGGTGTGAAGGCAACCCAGTGGATCTCCGAGAAGTTGACTGAAAACTTCCGACAAG GCCGCGTGTTCGCCAACTCCCCAGAAACGGCGTGTGTGCTTGGCCTGAACAGGAAGGTCGTCTCATTCATTCCTGTAACTGACCTGAAGGCCAGCACTGACTTTGA gCACCGGATGCCCAAGGTTCAGTGGTGGTTCAACCTGAGACCGATGCTGAAGATGCTGGCCAGGTATCAAACCAATTTTGTTGAATATGTCCCTGGAGAGATGGAACATGTGACTCGGCGCTCCATCAGCATTGATGCTGGATACTAG